The stretch of DNA CCAGGAGGACCGCGCCGATTCCGAACAGGTAGAGCCGGACGCCCGCGAAAAAGAGCGCCGCCGCGGTGATCATCATGACGATCATCGCGGTGCCGAGGTCGTTGCCCATCAGGATGAGGCCGATGACCCCCGCTGCACCCGGGACCACCACCGGAATCAGGGCGTGCTTGGCTTGGGACAGAAGCTTGGCCTTGCGGTCCAGCACCGTGGCCATCCACAGGGCCAGCGCCAGTTTCGCCGCCTCGGAGGGCTGGAAGGTGAACGGCCCGATGTCGATCCAGTTCTGGTTGCCCAGGGCGCTTCGGCCCACGAGCAGCACCAGCCCGAGCAGTATGAACGCCGCGATGATGGCGAGCCAGGCGCCACGCTTCAGCCAGACCACGTTCACCCGGGAGAGCAGGAACATGCAGAAGAGGCCGATCGCGGCGAACATGCCCTGCTTCAGGGCGGCCGAGTAGGGCGACTCCCCCGCCGCGATGGCCTCCACGCTGGAGGCCGAGAGCACCATCAGGATGCCGATCGCCGTCAGTGCGAGCGTCGCGCCGAGGATCAGGTAGTAGGTGGAGCCGTTGCTGGACTTGCCGGTGCCTTCCAGCGCGGACCAGAAGCCCCGGGACCAGCCAAGGACCCTGCGGAGGGGCGGCACCCTCCGGCCGGGCACGGCGCTGGACCCCGATGGTGCCGTCGCCTTCCCGTTAGGCGCCTTCCCCTGGGCTGCTTTCCCTTGGGATGCTTTCCCTTGGGATGGGGCGGCGCCCGGCTTGGCCGGGGTGCGTGTGGGCGTGCTGACCATTGTTACTCCTCGCTGGTCTGAGCCTGCCCTTCCACGAGCTCGCGGACAGCTTCGATGAAGGCGTCGCCACGGTGAGCGTAGGAAGAGAACTGATCCATGGATGCAGCCGCCGGGGCCAGCAGCACAATGTCCCCCGAGGTGGCCAGCTGCGCTGCCGCGGCGACAGCCTGGGCCATCACAGCCTCGCCGTAGATCGGCGATGGGGCTGCGTCGGCATGGGCCTGTCCGGCAGTCTGCACGTCTTCAGTGTCGCCCGTACCCGGCCCGATTACGGGGACATCGGGTGCGTGTCGCTGCAGCGCGGAGAGGAGTTCATGGGAGTCGGCGCCGATCAGCACCACTGCCTTGAGCCGCTTGGCGTGCTCGCGGACGAGAGAGTCGTAGTTGACGCCTTTGGAAAGACCGCCGGCGATCCAGACCACGCTCTCGAAGCTGGCGAGCGAGGCGGCCGCCGCGTGCGGGTTGGTGGCCTTGGAGTCGTTGATCCACACCACGCCGTTGCGGCGGGCTACCGGTTGGATGCGGTGGTCGCCCGGCAGGTAGTTCAGCAGGCCCTGGCGGACCGCGGAGGGATCCACGCCGTAGGCGCGGACCAGGGCGGCGGCGGCCAGGGCGTTGGCCACCATGTGGCGGGGCGCCACCGCTCCCAGGTCGGCGATGGCGGCAAGCTCCGCGGCGCTGTCCTTGCGTTCGGCAATGAAGGCGCGGTCCACCAGGAGGTCTTCCACGACGCCGACCATGCTGATGGCCGGGGTGAGGGTGGTGAAGCCGACCGCGCGGCAGCCCTCGACGACGTCGGCGTCTTCGACCATGCGCTCGGTTTCGATCTGCTCGGCGTTGTAGATGCACGCCTTTTGGGTGTTCTCGTAGACCTTGGCCTTGTCGGCCAGATAGGAAGCGTAGGAGCCGTGCCAGTCCACGTGGTCTTCGGCGACGTTGAGGCACACGCTGGCCACGGGCGACACAGAATGGCTCCAGTGCAGCTGGAAGCTAGAGAGTTCGACGGCGAAGACGTCGTAATCCACCGGGTCACGGAGGGCGTCGAGGATCGGCGTTCCGACGTTGCCGACGGCGATCGCCTTCAGTCCGGCGGCCTGCAGCATGGACTCGGTCATGCCGACCGTAGTCGTCTTGCCGTTGGTGCCCGTGATGGTGAGCCAGTCCGCTGTCTTGCGGCCCTTGCGTTCCCGGACCCGCCAGGCCAGTTCGACGTCGCCCCAGACGGGGATGTGGGCCCTAGCGGCGGACGCCAGCAGCGACTGGTCCGGCCGCCAGCCCGGGGAGGTGACAATCAGGTCCGGCTTCTCGCCGTCGATCCTGGGCACCGTGAGCACGGCTGCCTCGCCGAGCAGCACGTCCGCGGCGCCGACGATCCGGAGTGTATCCGCCTGCGCCTGCGCTTTCGGGCTGGTGGCAGCGTCCACCACGACAACCCGGGCGCCGAGCTCGATCAGGGTGTCGGCGGCCGCGAAGCCGGACACGCCGATGCCGGTCACGACCACCCGGAGGCCGGCCCAGTCTGAGTCCCAGCTGGTCAAGTCCTTCACCCGCGGCGAGGTGGTCAGCGCTGCGGGGACGGGGCCGGTCACAGGAGCACCACCCATTCTGCGTAGAAGATTCCGAGCCCCGCCGCGACAGTCAGCCCGCAGATGATCCAGAAGCGGACAACGACGGTGACTTCCGCCCAGCCCTTGAGTTCGAAGTGATGCTGGAGCGGGGCCATTTTGAAGAACCGCTTTCCCTTGGTGATCTTGAAGTAGCCGACCTGGATGATGACGGACAGGGTGATCAGGACGAACAGGCCGCCGATGAAGGCCAGCAGCAGTTCCGTCCGGGAGAGGATCGCGAAGCCGGCGACCGCGCCGCCGATGGCCAGCGATCCCGTGTCGCCCATGAAGATTTTAGCCGGCGAGGTGTTCCACCAGAGGAAGCCCACCAGGGCAGCACTGAGAATGGCGGCCAGCAGTGCGAGGTCCAGCGGATCGCGGACCGAGTAGCAGCCGCTTCCGGCCTGACGCGGGGAGCCGCAGGACTGGTTGCTCTGCCAGATGCCGATGAGGGTATAGGCGCCGAACACCATGATGGAGGCGCCGGCCGCCAGCCCGTCGAGGCCGTCGGTGAGGTTCACGCCGTTGGTCGCCGCCGTCACGATCAGGTTCGACCACAGCACGAACAGGATGGCGCCGAGCACCGTCCCGCCGAAAGCCAGGTTCAGCCACGGGATGTCCCGGACCAGGGAGATCTGCGTGGACGCCGGCGTCAGCTGGTTCTCGTCGGGGAACTGCAGTGCCAGGACGGCGAAACCGACGCCGACGGCGGCCTGCAGGATCAGCTTCGCCTTGGCGTTCAGGCCGAGGCTGCGCTGCTTGGAGATCTTGATGAAGTCATCGAGGAATCCGACGAGTCCCATTCCGACCATGAGGAACAGCAGGATCAGCGCTGAGGCGGAAGGGCCCGGTGAGGACGGGTTGATCATCCACATGATCAGGTGGGTCAGCCCGTAGCTGGCGAGGACGGCGAGGACCACTATGGTGCCGCCCATGGTGGGGGTGCCGCGCTTGGTGTGGTGCGTCGTGGGGCCGTCATCGCGGATGAATTGCCCGTAGCTCTTATGGACCAGGAGCCGGATGAACAGCGGGGTGCCCACGAGGGCAAAGAGCAGCGCCAGGCCGGCGCCCATCAGCAGTGCGATCACAGCGCACTCCCTTCAGTGGCGGTTCCGGTGGATTCGAGAGGCGATGCTATCCGATCGCCCAGGTGGCGCAGGCCGATGCTGTTTGAGGACTTGAACAGCACCAGGTCTCCTGGCTCGAGTTGAGCCTGCAGGAGCTCGAAGGCTTCGTCCGCGGTCTCGGTGAAGACGCATTCCTCGCCCCAGGATCCTTCGTTTACGGCGGAGACGTACAACGAACGCGCTTCTCTGCCCACCACGACCAGGCGGGAGATGTTGAGCCGGACCACCTGGGTGCCGACGGCAATGTGTTCGCGGATGGAGTCGGGTCCCAGCTCGAGCATTGCGCCGAGCACCGCCCAGGTGCGACGGCCCCGGCCCAGGTCCGCGAGGGTCCGCAGGGCTGCGCGCATGGATTCCGGGTTCGCGTTGTAGGCGTCGTTGATGATGGTGACGCCGTCGGCCCGCTCGGTGCGTTCCATCCGCCAGCGGCTGGCAGCAGTCTGCGCGCTGAGCGAAGCGGCGATCGACTCGGCGGGGACCCCCGCGGCATGGGCAGCCGCGGCTGCGGCCAGCAGGTTGCCCACGTGGTGGGCGCCGATCAGCCCCGAGCTGACGTGGTGGCCGGTGGTGTCCCCCGGCAGGAAGAGCTCGAATTCAGGGTTGCCCGAGGCGTTCAGTTCAACGCCTTCCGCCCGGACACCCGCCCGGGAGCCGTCGCCTGCGGCCTGCGCAGAGTAGCCGAGAACCCTGGCACGGGTGCGCCCCGCCATGCCGGCGACCCGGGCGTCGTCGACGTTGAGGACGGCGGTGCCGGCGGCCGGAAGGGCTTCGACGAGTTCGCCCTTGGCGATGGCGATGTTCTCCACGCCGCCGAATTCGCCGGCGTGGGCCGTGCCGACGCCAAGGACGACGCCGATGTCCGGGCGGACCATGTCGGCGAGGTAGCGGATGTGGCCGATTCCTGTGGCGCCCATTTCAATGACGAAGTAGCGGGTGCCGAAGCCGGCCTTGAAGACGGTCAGCGGGACGCCGACTTCGCCGTTATAGGAGCCCTGCGGGGCCACCGTTTCGCCCTGTTCGGCGAGGATCCCGGCCAGCAGGTCCTTGGTGGTGGTCTTGCCCGCGGAGCCGGTGATTCCGATGACCGTCAGCGGCATGCCTTCGGCGTCGCGGCGGGCGCGGATCCGGCGGACGGCTTCGGCGGCGAGGGCGCCCATCGCGAGGACCGAGTCCTTCACCACGACTGCCGGGTAGCTTTGTCCATCGGCGCCGGCGATGTCCCTCTCCACGAGGGCCAGGACAGCGCCGCGCTCGAAGGCGGCGGCCACGAAATCGTGGCCGTCGGCTGCCTCCCCGGGCTTGGCCACATAGAGGGAACCCGCCGTGGCTTCGCGGGAGTCGGTCACCACGGAGCCGGGCGTGATGCCCGGTTCGGCGGCCAGCCGGCCGTTGGTTATTTCGGCGATTTCCGCCGCTGTGAATGCAATCATCTCGGTTTAGGACTCTATCCGCTGGTCGTCGAGAACGGTGAATCCTCGTGCTGTCAAGGCGGAGCGCAGCTCCACCCGGTCATCGAGCGCCAGGTTGACGCCCTTGACCTCCTGCCAGACCTCGTGGCCGCGGCCGGCAACCAGGATGGTATCCGCGTGTCCGGCGAGTTCCACCGCCTTGCGGATGGCGGCGTCGCGGGGGAAGACCTCCAGGACAGTGCAGGCAAGGCCCTCGCTGGCCTTGGCCTCCACGGCGCCGGCCATCACATCGGCACGGATGGCTGCCGCATCTTCATCGTGCGGGTCATCGTCGCTGACAATGACGACGTCGGCGAGCCGGGCGGCGATGGCGCCCATGGTCGGGCGCTTGCCCTGGTCGCGCTGGCCGGTGGCGCCGAAGACGACGATCACCCGGGAGCCCGGCTCGGGCGAACGCACGGCTTCGAGCGCGCGGGCGAGGGCGTCCGGGTTGTGGGCGAAGTCCACCACGGCGGCAGGAGCCGTGGCAACGAGCTGCATGCGGCCGGGCACGGCCACGGTGAAGGGATCCGCTGCGTCCAAAGCGGCCTGCACCTCGTCCGGAGTGGCTCCACCGGCCAGGACCATGGCCGTGGCCAGTGCTGCGTTGGCGACGTTGAAGCTTCCCGGCAGCCCGGTGTGCACGCGCAGTTCGGTGCCGTCGCGGTGCCGCAGGCCGAACTCGGTCCCGAGCCCCCGCGGCTGGGAATGGACGACAGTCCAGTCGGCAGCGGGCAATTCCGCCGGACCCCCGACGCGGCCGCCGTCGGCAGCCGTGGCGAGGGTGGTGACCGGAATCCCTGCCGACGCCGCGAGCCTCCGTCCCCATTCGTCGTCGACGGTGACCACCGCCGCCCGGGCGCGCTCGGCGGTGAAGAGCCGGGCCTTGGTCTGGAAATACTCCTCCATGCTGCCGTGCAGGTCCAGGTGGTCCTGGGTCAGGTTGGTGAAGCCGGCGACGTCGAACAGGACGCCGTCCACCCGGTGGAACGAGACGGCGTGCGAGGAGACCTCCATCGAGGCAGCATCGAGGCCGCGTTCGCGCATGAGGGCCAGCAAAGCGTGGACGTCGGTGGATTCCGGCGTGGTGAGCAGGCTGGGAATCGGTTCCCCGCCCGCGAGGATCTCGATGGTCCCGATCAGGCCGGTCCGCTGCCCGAGGGCTCCCAGCAGGGAGTTGATGAAGTAGGTGGTGGTCGTCTTGCCGTTGGTACCGGTGACGCCGTACAGGGCCGGAGAGGGCGCGTCCAGCGGCCGGCTCCGGTAGATCAGGGCGGACAGCCGTCCGACCAGGCCGCGCGGCTCTGCTGCCAGCAGCACCGGGACGGGGACGTCGTTGCCCAGCGCCAGGAGCCGCGCACCGGCGTCGTCCGTAAGCACGGCCGCGGCTCCTGCGCCGACGGCGTCGGAGACGAAGTCGGCCCCGTGACGGGTGGCGCCCGGAAGGGCCACGTACAGATCCCCGTGCTGGACGCTGCGTGAGTTCAGGGAGATTCCGGTGACCGGTACCGTGCCAGACGTGCCGGGAACAGCGACGCCGATGAACTCCCCGATGGTTGCCAGCGGCACCGGGTCCACTCCTGCGGGCCGGAAGCCCGACGTGGAGACCGGCCCGGACGGCGCGGCGGAATTCTCTGGGGCGTTCAACTCTGACAAGTGAATCTCCGTTGTGTGCTGCTAGTGGATCTGGCGCTGCGCACGGAGGATGCTCCGGCCCGCAGGCTTCGTATGGGTACTGGGTGCTGAAGGGTTCGGGCGCTACTTGGCAAACTGCGGCAGCCGGGCGGGTTCGCCGGTGGACGGCTGGATGTTGAACGTCCGCAGCGTCTGGCTCATCACCGAGCGGAATACCGGGCCATTCGAGATGCCGTAGATATCACCTTTGGGCCGTTGCAGGACTACTCCAACAATAAACCGCGGATCGTCCATCGGCGCCATCCCCACCATGGAGGCGGTGAAACCGCAGAACCCGGGTTTGCCGTCGTCGCACGGAGACTGGGATGTGCCGGTCTTCGCGCCCACCCTGTATCCGTCGATCCCGGCTTCCTTGATCTGGCCCTCAGTCACGGCACTTTCCAGGATGTCGCGGACCTGCTTGGCCGTGTCCTTGGACACCACCTGCCGCGGCGGTTGTGCCGGGACCTTTTCCTCGGTCCCGTCCGGGTCGATGTAGCTGTCGATCAGCCGGGGCTGGAGCATCACGCCGTCGTTGGCGACGGTCTGGAACGCGCGGACCGTCTGGAGCGTGGACTGCGAGACGCCTTGCCCGAACAGCACCGTGTATTCCTGCCGGCCGTCCCATTGGTCTGCCGGCGTCAGGATGCCGGTGGCCTCTGCCGGCAGCCCGATGTGCGGGGCGTCGCCGATGCCGAACCTCTGCAGCCAGTCGTGGCGCTGGTCCTTGCTCAGCCGCTGCCCGGCCATGACGGTGCCGGTGTTCATCGACCAGCCGAGGATGCCGGCCAGGGTCCGTTTTTCCGTGCCGTGGACGAAGGCGTCGCTGAAGGTCTGGCCGTCTACCGTGTAGGTCGGCGGAATGGTGAAGGTGTCCAGCGGGCTGGCCTTGCCCTCCTCGATCAGGGCCGATGCGGTGATCATCTTTTCCACCGAACCGGGCTCGTAGGCGGCCGTGACGGCCCGGACACCGCGGTCCTCGGGGGCGGAGCGTCCCGGGTCGTTGGGATCCGGCGTGTTGGTGTCCGCCATCGCGATGATATTGCCCGTCTTGATGTCCGAGACGATGATGACGCCCCACTCGGCGCCGAGCTTGTCCCGCTGGCTTTGGATCGCCTGCTGCGCGAAGTACTGGAGGTCCGAGTTCAGTGTGAGCTTGATGTCCTTGCCGTTCACGGCGGGGGTCAGCTGGTCCACGCCGACGGGGATGCGCAGTCCGTCGGCACCGATTTCGAAGAGGCGCTTGCCGGGTGTTCCCCTGAGGATCTCGTCCTGGGTCTGCTCAAGCCCTGCCTGGCCGGTGGTGCCGTCCTTCAGGAAACCCACGATGCCGCCTGCGACCGCCCCATTCGGGTAGACCCGCTTGCTGGTGCCTTCGCTGACCAGCCCGGGGATCTGCAGCTTGGAGATCCGGTCCTCGATGTCCGGCTTCACGTCCTTGGCCACGATGTAGTACCGCTTGGTGCCGGTGAGCGCTTCTCGGACGTCGTCCTTGTCCATGCCGAGCAGCCCCGCGAGCTCCGTAATTCCCTGGTCCCGGGAGACCTGGACGAGTTCATCCTTGCCGTCCACCGTGTCGAGCCGCCGGAACGTCTCGGTCTTGGTGTTGATGGTCTGGTCCACCACGATGTTGTAGCGGATCACGCTGCTGGCCAGCACGGTGCCGGCGGAGTCCAGGATGCTGCCGCGTTCGGCCGGGAGGTTGACCGGTGTGAGCCGGTTGTTCAGTGCCGCCTCGGCCATGCCGCCGACGTCGAGACCCTGGACCAGGAACAGCTTGCCGCCGACGACGAGCAGGAGCGTGAGCATGAGACCGAGGCCCAGGCGCAGCCGCCGTGTGGCGCTTGGCACCTTTGTCTTGGGTGCCTTGCCGGTCTTGTCCGCCACGATGTTTCCTTGCTGCTTGCCTGTCTGGTGGTCCGTCCTACGTTACTGTCCCGGCACCCTTTGCGCGGGAGGCGGAACCGAGCCGCCGTGAAGCTCGACGGCCGGTTCGTGTGCGGGTGCCGTGGGCTTCGCCGCCTTGGCGGGGGCAGCATCGGCGGCCGGAGCAGCCGCAGCCGGCTTGCGGCTCAGGAGCGGCTCGTTGTCGGTGGCGGGGGGAACGACGGTGAGCTGGCCCGCGACGGCGGGAGCGGCGATGACGGCGCCAGGGGCGTCGCCCTTGACCGCGGCCTTCGCCTTGCCGGTGACGGTGAGGGTGGACAAGTCAATTTGGCCCTTGCCGGTGGAAGCGACCATGCCGAGCTCGGTCGCCTTGGCGGCGAGGTTCTGCGGGGCATCGAAGTTCTGCACCTGCTGGGTGAGGTCCTGGTTCTGCTTCGTCAGGGTCATCTGCTCGCTCCGGAGCTGGACCAGCTGGTACTGGGCGCTCGATACGGAGATGTTGAGCACAAGCACCACCATCAGTGCCACGGCGAGGATCCCGAAGCAGAGCACCACGAACGGGGCACGGCGTTTCTTCGGCGCGGGCCGGACGAGGGACAGCGGGGTCCGGGACTTGCGCGCCGGATCGGGGTTCAGCCCCGGCAGGTTAGGGGCAGTCGCGCCGGTGGACACGGGGTATCGGTTGACGGCTGCGGTGCTCATGCGTCTCTCCTGGCTCTGATGCGTTCCACGGCGCGGAGCCTGGCGGAGGCTGCGCGCGGATTTTCGGCGATTTCGGCGGCGGTGGGCACCTCGGTGCCCTTCGTGAGGGTCTTCAGTTCTGCCTTGTGCTCCTCGAGCTCCACCGGGAATCCCAGCGGGGCGGAGGATTTGGAGCCTGCCTGGAAGAAGCCCTTGACGATCTTGTCTTCCAGCGAGTGGTACGACATCACCACGACGCGGCCGGTAACGGCGATGGCACCCAGAGCTGCGGGGATGGCGCGCTCGAGCACGTCCAGTTCTTCATTGACCTCGATCCGCAGCGCCTGGAAGGTGCGCTTGGCGGGGTGTCCCCCGGACTTGGCGGCACCCGCCGGGACAACCCCGCGGATCTGCTCGACGAGCTCCCCGGTAGTGGTGAACGGCTTCTCGGCCCGGGCACTGACGATCCTGTTGGCGATCCGGCCGGCGAACTTCTCTTCGCCCCACTTCCGGATGATCCGGACGAGGTCCTCTTCGCTGTAGTTGTTCACGACGTCGGCGGCCGTCTGGCCCCGGCTGGTGTCCATCCGCATGTCCAGCGGGGCATCAAAGGAGTAGGCGAAGCCGCGTTCCCGCTCATCGAGCTGGAGCGAGGAGACGCCCAGGTCCATGAGGACGCCATGTACCTGGCTGAAGCCGAGGTCCTCGACGACGTCCTGGATCTGGTCGTACACGGCGTGGACCAGGTCGATCCGTTCGGCGAAAGGCTTGAGCCGCTCCCCCGCCAGGGCAAGGGCTTCCTCGTCGCGGTCGATGCCGATCAGGTGCAGGTCCGGAAAGCGCTGCAGCATGGCCTCGGAGTGCCCGCCCATGCCGAGCGTCGCGTCAATGACCACCGGCGCTTCGCCACGGCCACGGGCGTCGTTGAAAGCGGGTGCCAACAAATTGATGCACCGGTCCTTGAGGACCGGTACATGCCGTTCGGACGTGGGCTTGTGGTGAGGGTCCGTCATGCCTGCGTCCTTTCGTGGTCGGAGCTTCCGGGTGTTTGCCGCGCTTGGTGGTTCCGCTTCTTAATCCAGATCCCCATCCGCGCCTATCCTGTGTCCGCCTGGCTCCGGGGAAGTGAGCCAGGAGGACACCCGGATGGGCGGCTGGAGATCTGGGTCAAGAAACTTTCGTGCTGGGTAAATCGCCGGACCCTAGAGGATTCCGGGTATGGCGTCGTCGGTCTCCGAGAAGGCAGTTTCCTTCTCGGCGAGGTACTCGTTCCAGGCTTGGGCATCCCAGATCTCCGCCCGGGTTCCGGCGCCAATGACGGCCAGTTCCCTGCCGAGTCCCGCGTACTCCCGGAGCGCCTGCGGAATGGTCACGCGCCCCTGCTTGTCGGGTACCTCGTCGGAGGCTCCAGAGAGAAAAACCCGGATGTAGTCACGCGCCTGCTTGTTGGAGATTGGAGCCTCCCGCATCTGCTCGTGAACCCGGCCGAATTCCGCCTCACTGAAGACGTAGATACAGCGCTCCTGGCCCCTTGTGAGAACCAGCCCGCCGGCAAGTTCCTCACGGAACTTCGCCGGGAGGATGATGCGGCCCTTTTCGTCCAGACGCGGCGAATGCGTGCCGAGAAACACGGCCCACCGCCCGTCTGTTCATAGGAAGTCCAACGTCCCCCGTGCTGCCACTACCCTCTTACGTCCTCCACATTACTCCACATCCCTCCACAGTCAACGCCAAATGGCTCCATTTCGGGCATTTTCCCAGCTTTAATCCCCCGTCTGTCCCTGTGCTGCCAAGGAAAACGCCGGGTGGGGTGAAGTGGAGGACTTTTGGGCCCCTGGGGCGGTCGGCCCTGCCAGCTCTCGGGGAACCCGCCCGCTGCTGTTCCGGACGGCCCCGGTGCGGCCCGCAGGGTGCCGTTAAAGAGCAAAAGACCCGCCGAAGCGGGTCTTCTGGTGTGCGTCAGGTCTGTTCAGGTAAGTATCCGTGGTGGGAAGTGGAGGAGGCTTTCGACGTCGACCCCCCTGCTGCTTCCCTACTGCTCTCCGCGGTGCCGTTCGTCCCAGCGTTCCTCGAGGTTGCTCATGAATGAGCTCCTCGACTTTCCGGACTTCTTCGCGTTGCCGCCGGACTTCGCCTTGGCTGCGACGGAACTGCGCATGGTTGCGAAGTAAACGCCGGCCCCCATCACGACAAATCCGAGTACCCCGACCAGGATGCTCTGGACAGTGACGCCCACCAGCAGGAGCAGGACCCCCGCCAGCGTGGCCAGCACGCCGATCACCAGGTGGCGCGTCGACCATGAACGTCCCGGGTCCGAGCCCATTGAGCTGGCGAACTTGGGATCGTCCTCATGCAGCTGCTTCTCAAGTTGCTCCAGCAACTTCTGTTCGTGCTCCGAGAGCGGCATCACGACCTCCTTAAGTCAGCCAACGTCCAGACTTGACGTGGCCAGTGTCCCTCAAACCCATAACGACCGGGATTCCGGAGTGGTTCCCGTTCGCCGTCATTGGCCGAATCGGGGGTCCCCCACGGGTTTTTCCTCGGTCCCATCTGGGCGTTCCGCTGGTCACGCATCAGCCCGAACGCTCGTTCCAGTCGTTCCAAACTTTGTATATATAAGGATAGTTTGTCGGGGGCAGTTCTGGTAGACGCTGGGCCGGTCCGCACGCGATGACTGCGCCCGGGCAAGGGGTTATCAGCCGGCATTCCGGCCGGGGTCGAGGAGCCGGGCCGGCAGCACCGATTTCGTCCCGAATTTCCGCGATACAGCATCCAGCGCCTGCTCGGCCGCGCGCCAGTTGTCATCCCGGCGGTCCAGGCTGAGTTGCAGCGGCGCCTGGGCGGCTTCCTCCAGCTGTTCGGCCCGGATGCCGACGAGCCGGACGGTCATCGGCCGCTCCCCGATGGATTCCAGGAGCTGCACGGCCACGGCGTAGAGCAGCTGGGCGCTGTCGATCGGCGTGCTGACGGTGCGGGAGCGGGTGATGGTGGAGAAATCCGCATAGCGGAGCTTGAGGGCGACGGTGCGCGCATGCATCCCGGCACCGCGGAGCCGCTCGGCCGTGCGGTGCGAGAGGCGCAGCAGTTCACGGTGCAGCAGCGCGTCGTCGGCGGTGTCCACGGCGAAAGTTTCTTCGGCCCCGATACTCTTCTCCAGCCGCACCGGAGTTACCGGGCGTGGGTCGATGCCCCAGGAGAGGCGGTACACGTGCTCACCGGAGGCGCCAAGCACTTTCCGTAGCGAGGGCAGCGGCGAGGCGGCGACGTCGGCCACGGTGCGGATGCCCAGCCGGGACAGCACCTCGACGGTTTTGGCGCCCACGCCCCAAAGCGCGCTCACGGGCAGGGTGTGCAGATACGTCACTGTCTCGTCCGGGCCGATCAGCAGCAGGCCATCCGGTTTGCACCGGGTGGATGCGATCTTGGCCACGAACTTGCTGGCGGCAATCCCGACGGACGCCGTGATGCCCAGTTCCCGGCGCACCCGGGCACGGATGAGCTCGCCGATGTCCCGTGGTGTCCCGAGCCGGCGGATCGCCCCACCGACGTCGAGGAAGGCTTCATCGACACTCAGTGGTTCCACCAGGTCGGTGATGGAGCCGAAGATGTCCATGATCTGTCCGGATACTTCGTAGTACAGCTTGTGGCGCGGTTCGATGATGGTTGCCGAGGGGCACATGCGGGCCGCTACCGTCATCGGCATCGCCGACCGCACGCCGAAAGCGCGGGCCTCATAGGAGGCGGAAAGCACGACGGAGCGGTCTGCGGGGTAGCCGACGATGACGGGTTTGCCCAGAAGGTCCGGCCGGGTGCGGAGCTCCACCGAGACGAAGAAGGCATCCATATCCACGTGCAGGATGCTGCTGCGCCGGAGTTCGCGAAGCCTCGCTTCAAGCTGCTGCTTATCGCTGTCCTTATCCCGGTTCTTATCGCTGTTCTTATCCCCGTACTTATCCCTATCCGGCACCACAGCACCAATCCTATGCCCGGGTACTGACTAAACTGGAGGCTGCATCCGGCGTCAACACCCAGGAGGAAAGTCCCTGTGAAGGTTTTTGGAGAGCGCAAACGTGCTGCGGTAGCCGTTTTTGCGGCCGGCACCCTAATGGCCCTGGCTGCCTGCACGCCCGCTCCGGGGACTCCTTCCTCGAGCTCGCCATCGGCGCCGGCCGAGGCCTCGGCCTCCGCATCGGCATCGGCCCCGACCGCGCCGCCCACCACGACGGCCTCTGCCAGCCCTTCCGCAGCACCCGGCACCTCGGCCACAGTCGGGGCCCTGGTTCCGGGATTCCCGCAGCAACTTCTGCCGCTGATGCCGGGCGCCAAGGTCCTCTCAAGCAGTTTTGACAAGACCACCGCCCCTGCCACGGTGGCACTGGTCGGCGGCATCCCCGCGCCGGCACGCGACGTCCTCGCCTTCTACACCGGGCAGCTGGAGGCGCAGGGCTTCAAGGCCGTTCCCGGCGAGACGGTCGGCTCGGTCCCCTCGAAGGATTTCCTGCGCGGTGACCGGGAGACGGTCAACATTTCCGTCGTGGAGGCCTCCGGCGTCTCCACCTTCACGATCGGCGCGAACGTCGCTGCCGAGTCCGTCAAGTGACTGTCGCAGAGCAGCTGCGCCTCGAGCAGACCGGCTACGTCGCCGCCGTCGCGGGCAAGCTCACGGATTTCCTGTCCACCCGCCAGGCCGTCATGTCCTCGATTTCGCAGGAC from Arthrobacter sp. B3I9 encodes:
- a CDS encoding UDP-N-acetylmuramoyl-L-alanyl-D-glutamate--2,6-diaminopimelate ligase, whose protein sequence is MSELNAPENSAAPSGPVSTSGFRPAGVDPVPLATIGEFIGVAVPGTSGTVPVTGISLNSRSVQHGDLYVALPGATRHGADFVSDAVGAGAAAVLTDDAGARLLALGNDVPVPVLLAAEPRGLVGRLSALIYRSRPLDAPSPALYGVTGTNGKTTTTYFINSLLGALGQRTGLIGTIEILAGGEPIPSLLTTPESTDVHALLALMRERGLDAASMEVSSHAVSFHRVDGVLFDVAGFTNLTQDHLDLHGSMEEYFQTKARLFTAERARAAVVTVDDEWGRRLAASAGIPVTTLATAADGGRVGGPAELPAADWTVVHSQPRGLGTEFGLRHRDGTELRVHTGLPGSFNVANAALATAMVLAGGATPDEVQAALDAADPFTVAVPGRMQLVATAPAAVVDFAHNPDALARALEAVRSPEPGSRVIVVFGATGQRDQGKRPTMGAIAARLADVVIVSDDDPHDEDAAAIRADVMAGAVEAKASEGLACTVLEVFPRDAAIRKAVELAGHADTILVAGRGHEVWQEVKGVNLALDDRVELRSALTARGFTVLDDQRIES
- a CDS encoding penicillin-binding protein 2, coding for MADKTGKAPKTKVPSATRRLRLGLGLMLTLLLVVGGKLFLVQGLDVGGMAEAALNNRLTPVNLPAERGSILDSAGTVLASSVIRYNIVVDQTINTKTETFRRLDTVDGKDELVQVSRDQGITELAGLLGMDKDDVREALTGTKRYYIVAKDVKPDIEDRISKLQIPGLVSEGTSKRVYPNGAVAGGIVGFLKDGTTGQAGLEQTQDEILRGTPGKRLFEIGADGLRIPVGVDQLTPAVNGKDIKLTLNSDLQYFAQQAIQSQRDKLGAEWGVIIVSDIKTGNIIAMADTNTPDPNDPGRSAPEDRGVRAVTAAYEPGSVEKMITASALIEEGKASPLDTFTIPPTYTVDGQTFSDAFVHGTEKRTLAGILGWSMNTGTVMAGQRLSKDQRHDWLQRFGIGDAPHIGLPAEATGILTPADQWDGRQEYTVLFGQGVSQSTLQTVRAFQTVANDGVMLQPRLIDSYIDPDGTEEKVPAQPPRQVVSKDTAKQVRDILESAVTEGQIKEAGIDGYRVGAKTGTSQSPCDDGKPGFCGFTASMVGMAPMDDPRFIVGVVLQRPKGDIYGISNGPVFRSVMSQTLRTFNIQPSTGEPARLPQFAK
- the rsmH gene encoding 16S rRNA (cytosine(1402)-N(4))-methyltransferase RsmH, which translates into the protein MTDPHHKPTSERHVPVLKDRCINLLAPAFNDARGRGEAPVVIDATLGMGGHSEAMLQRFPDLHLIGIDRDEEALALAGERLKPFAERIDLVHAVYDQIQDVVEDLGFSQVHGVLMDLGVSSLQLDERERGFAYSFDAPLDMRMDTSRGQTAADVVNNYSEEDLVRIIRKWGEEKFAGRIANRIVSARAEKPFTTTGELVEQIRGVVPAGAAKSGGHPAKRTFQALRIEVNEELDVLERAIPAALGAIAVTGRVVVMSYHSLEDKIVKGFFQAGSKSSAPLGFPVELEEHKAELKTLTKGTEVPTAAEIAENPRAASARLRAVERIRARRDA
- the mraZ gene encoding division/cell wall cluster transcriptional repressor MraZ — encoded protein: MFLGTHSPRLDEKGRIILPAKFREELAGGLVLTRGQERCIYVFSEAEFGRVHEQMREAPISNKQARDYIRVFLSGASDEVPDKQGRVTIPQALREYAGLGRELAVIGAGTRAEIWDAQAWNEYLAEKETAFSETDDAIPGIL
- a CDS encoding DUF3040 domain-containing protein, with the protein product MPLSEHEQKLLEQLEKQLHEDDPKFASSMGSDPGRSWSTRHLVIGVLATLAGVLLLLVGVTVQSILVGVLGFVVMGAGVYFATMRSSVAAKAKSGGNAKKSGKSRSSFMSNLEERWDERHRGEQ